Proteins encoded in a region of the Capra hircus breed San Clemente chromosome 3, ASM170441v1, whole genome shotgun sequence genome:
- the PPP1R7 gene encoding protein phosphatase 1 regulatory subunit 7 isoform X3, with product MAAERGAGQQQSQEMMEVDRRVESEESGDDEGKAQNSGMVADLSAHSLKDGEERGQEDPEEGQELPVDMETISLDKDAEDVDLNHYRIGKIEGFEVLKKVKTLCLRQNLIKCIENLEGLQSLRELDLYDNQIRRIENLDALTELEVLDISFNLLRNIEGVDKLTRLKKLFLVNNKISKIENISSLRQLQMLELGSNRIRVIENIDTLTNLESLFLGKNKITKLQNLDALTNLTVLSMQSNRLTKIEGLQSLVNLRELYLSHNGIEAIEGLDNNNKLTMLDIASNRIKKIENVSHLTELQEFWMNDNLLDCWSDLDELKGARNLETVYLERNPLQRDPQYRRKVMLALPSVRQIDATFVRF from the exons ATGGCGGCGGAGCGCGGCGCGGGCCAGCAACAGTCGCAGGAGATGATGGAGG TTGACAGGCGGGTTGAATCAGAAGAGTCGGGTGACGACGAAGGGAAGGCACAGAACAGCGGGATGGTGGCGGACCTCAGCGCACACAGCCTGAAGGACGGAGAGGAGCGGGGGCAGGAGGACCCAGAAG aaGGACAAGAGTTGCCTGTGGATATGGAGACCATTAGCCTGGACAAAGACGCAGAG GATGTAGATCTGAATCATTATCGCATTGGAAAAATTGAAGGATTCGAGGTGCTGAAGAAAgtgaag ACGCTCTGCCTCCGGCAGAATTTGATCAAGTGCATTGAGAACCTAGAGGGGCTGCAGAGCCTCCGAGAGCTGGACCTTTACGACAACCAGATCCGGAGGATTGAGAACCTGGACGCGCTGACAGAGCTGGA GGTTTTAGACATTTCGTTTAATCTACTGAGAAACATTGAAGGAGTTGATAAGCTGACACGACTGAAGAAGCTCTTCTTGGTCAACAACAAGATCAGCAAGATTGAGAACATAAGCAGCTTGCGCCAACTGCAGATGCTGGAGCTGGGGTCCAACCGGATACGG GTGATTGAAAATATTGACACGTTAACCAACCTGGAGAGTTTGTTTTTGGGGAAAAACAAGATCACTAAGCTTCAGAATCTGGATGCACTCACCAACCTGACTGTCCTCAGCATGCAG AGCAACCGGCTGACCAAGATCGAGGGCCTGCAGAGCTTGGTGAACCTGCGGGAGCTGTATCTCAGCCACAACGGCATCGAGGCCATCGAGGGCCTGGACAACAAT AACAAACTCACAATGTTGGACATTGCGTCAAATAGAATCAAAAAGATTGAGAACGTCAGCCACCTAACAGAGCTGCAGGAATTCTGG ATGAACGACAACCTCCTGGACTGCTGGAGCGACCTGGACGAGCTGAAGGGTGCCAGGAACCTGGAGACGGTGTACCTGGAGCGGAACCCCCTGCAGCGCGACCCGCAGTACCGGCGGAAGGTCATGCTGGCCCTGCCCAGCGTGCGGCAGATCGACGCCACCTTCGTCAGGTTCTGA
- the PPP1R7 gene encoding protein phosphatase 1 regulatory subunit 7 isoform X1: MMPPVSALALPDRLPQRLQPNEEKGKLSDSLAKRFSPVSCIQLSSPGDARVDRRVESEESGDDEGKAQNSGMVADLSAHSLKDGEERGQEDPEEGQELPVDMETISLDKDAEDVDLNHYRIGKIEGFEVLKKVKTLCLRQNLIKCIENLEGLQSLRELDLYDNQIRRIENLDALTELEVLDISFNLLRNIEGVDKLTRLKKLFLVNNKISKIENISSLRQLQMLELGSNRIRVIENIDTLTNLESLFLGKNKITKLQNLDALTNLTVLSMQSNRLTKIEGLQSLVNLRELYLSHNGIEAIEGLDNNNKLTMLDIASNRIKKIENVSHLTELQEFWMNDNLLDCWSDLDELKGARNLETVYLERNPLQRDPQYRRKVMLALPSVRQIDATFVRF, from the exons ATGATGCCACCTGTGAGTGCTCTAGCTCTTCCAGACAGGCTTCCACAGAGGTTGCAGccaaatgaagaaaaaggaaaattgtcTGACAGTCTTGCCAAAAGGTTTTCACCAGTCAGCTGTATTCAGCTGAGCTCCCCAGGCGATGCCAGAG TTGACAGGCGGGTTGAATCAGAAGAGTCGGGTGACGACGAAGGGAAGGCACAGAACAGCGGGATGGTGGCGGACCTCAGCGCACACAGCCTGAAGGACGGAGAGGAGCGGGGGCAGGAGGACCCAGAAG aaGGACAAGAGTTGCCTGTGGATATGGAGACCATTAGCCTGGACAAAGACGCAGAG GATGTAGATCTGAATCATTATCGCATTGGAAAAATTGAAGGATTCGAGGTGCTGAAGAAAgtgaag ACGCTCTGCCTCCGGCAGAATTTGATCAAGTGCATTGAGAACCTAGAGGGGCTGCAGAGCCTCCGAGAGCTGGACCTTTACGACAACCAGATCCGGAGGATTGAGAACCTGGACGCGCTGACAGAGCTGGA GGTTTTAGACATTTCGTTTAATCTACTGAGAAACATTGAAGGAGTTGATAAGCTGACACGACTGAAGAAGCTCTTCTTGGTCAACAACAAGATCAGCAAGATTGAGAACATAAGCAGCTTGCGCCAACTGCAGATGCTGGAGCTGGGGTCCAACCGGATACGG GTGATTGAAAATATTGACACGTTAACCAACCTGGAGAGTTTGTTTTTGGGGAAAAACAAGATCACTAAGCTTCAGAATCTGGATGCACTCACCAACCTGACTGTCCTCAGCATGCAG AGCAACCGGCTGACCAAGATCGAGGGCCTGCAGAGCTTGGTGAACCTGCGGGAGCTGTATCTCAGCCACAACGGCATCGAGGCCATCGAGGGCCTGGACAACAAT AACAAACTCACAATGTTGGACATTGCGTCAAATAGAATCAAAAAGATTGAGAACGTCAGCCACCTAACAGAGCTGCAGGAATTCTGG ATGAACGACAACCTCCTGGACTGCTGGAGCGACCTGGACGAGCTGAAGGGTGCCAGGAACCTGGAGACGGTGTACCTGGAGCGGAACCCCCTGCAGCGCGACCCGCAGTACCGGCGGAAGGTCATGCTGGCCCTGCCCAGCGTGCGGCAGATCGACGCCACCTTCGTCAGGTTCTGA
- the PPP1R7 gene encoding protein phosphatase 1 regulatory subunit 7 isoform X2 — MMPPVSALALPDRLPQRLQPNEEKGKLSDSLAKRFSPVSCIQLSSPGDARVDRRVESEESGDDEGKAQNSGMVADLSAHSLKDGEERGQEDPEEGQELPVDMETISLDKDAEDVDLNHYRIGKIEGFEVLKKVKTLCLRQNLIKCIENLEGLQSLRELDLYDNQIRRIENLDALTELEVLDISFNLLRNIEGVDKLTRLKKLFLVNNKISKIENISSLRQLQMLELGSNRIRVIENIDTLTNLESLFLGKNKITKLQNLDALTNLTVLSMQSNRLTKIEGLQSLVNLRELYLSHNGIEAIEGLDNNMNDNLLDCWSDLDELKGARNLETVYLERNPLQRDPQYRRKVMLALPSVRQIDATFVRF, encoded by the exons ATGATGCCACCTGTGAGTGCTCTAGCTCTTCCAGACAGGCTTCCACAGAGGTTGCAGccaaatgaagaaaaaggaaaattgtcTGACAGTCTTGCCAAAAGGTTTTCACCAGTCAGCTGTATTCAGCTGAGCTCCCCAGGCGATGCCAGAG TTGACAGGCGGGTTGAATCAGAAGAGTCGGGTGACGACGAAGGGAAGGCACAGAACAGCGGGATGGTGGCGGACCTCAGCGCACACAGCCTGAAGGACGGAGAGGAGCGGGGGCAGGAGGACCCAGAAG aaGGACAAGAGTTGCCTGTGGATATGGAGACCATTAGCCTGGACAAAGACGCAGAG GATGTAGATCTGAATCATTATCGCATTGGAAAAATTGAAGGATTCGAGGTGCTGAAGAAAgtgaag ACGCTCTGCCTCCGGCAGAATTTGATCAAGTGCATTGAGAACCTAGAGGGGCTGCAGAGCCTCCGAGAGCTGGACCTTTACGACAACCAGATCCGGAGGATTGAGAACCTGGACGCGCTGACAGAGCTGGA GGTTTTAGACATTTCGTTTAATCTACTGAGAAACATTGAAGGAGTTGATAAGCTGACACGACTGAAGAAGCTCTTCTTGGTCAACAACAAGATCAGCAAGATTGAGAACATAAGCAGCTTGCGCCAACTGCAGATGCTGGAGCTGGGGTCCAACCGGATACGG GTGATTGAAAATATTGACACGTTAACCAACCTGGAGAGTTTGTTTTTGGGGAAAAACAAGATCACTAAGCTTCAGAATCTGGATGCACTCACCAACCTGACTGTCCTCAGCATGCAG AGCAACCGGCTGACCAAGATCGAGGGCCTGCAGAGCTTGGTGAACCTGCGGGAGCTGTATCTCAGCCACAACGGCATCGAGGCCATCGAGGGCCTGGACAACAAT ATGAACGACAACCTCCTGGACTGCTGGAGCGACCTGGACGAGCTGAAGGGTGCCAGGAACCTGGAGACGGTGTACCTGGAGCGGAACCCCCTGCAGCGCGACCCGCAGTACCGGCGGAAGGTCATGCTGGCCCTGCCCAGCGTGCGGCAGATCGACGCCACCTTCGTCAGGTTCTGA
- the PPP1R7 gene encoding protein phosphatase 1 regulatory subunit 7 isoform X4, protein MVADLSAHSLKDGEERGQEDPEEGQELPVDMETISLDKDAEDVDLNHYRIGKIEGFEVLKKVKTLCLRQNLIKCIENLEGLQSLRELDLYDNQIRRIENLDALTELEVLDISFNLLRNIEGVDKLTRLKKLFLVNNKISKIENISSLRQLQMLELGSNRIRVIENIDTLTNLESLFLGKNKITKLQNLDALTNLTVLSMQSNRLTKIEGLQSLVNLRELYLSHNGIEAIEGLDNNNKLTMLDIASNRIKKIENVSHLTELQEFWMNDNLLDCWSDLDELKGARNLETVYLERNPLQRDPQYRRKVMLALPSVRQIDATFVRF, encoded by the exons ATGGTGGCGGACCTCAGCGCACACAGCCTGAAGGACGGAGAGGAGCGGGGGCAGGAGGACCCAGAAG aaGGACAAGAGTTGCCTGTGGATATGGAGACCATTAGCCTGGACAAAGACGCAGAG GATGTAGATCTGAATCATTATCGCATTGGAAAAATTGAAGGATTCGAGGTGCTGAAGAAAgtgaag ACGCTCTGCCTCCGGCAGAATTTGATCAAGTGCATTGAGAACCTAGAGGGGCTGCAGAGCCTCCGAGAGCTGGACCTTTACGACAACCAGATCCGGAGGATTGAGAACCTGGACGCGCTGACAGAGCTGGA GGTTTTAGACATTTCGTTTAATCTACTGAGAAACATTGAAGGAGTTGATAAGCTGACACGACTGAAGAAGCTCTTCTTGGTCAACAACAAGATCAGCAAGATTGAGAACATAAGCAGCTTGCGCCAACTGCAGATGCTGGAGCTGGGGTCCAACCGGATACGG GTGATTGAAAATATTGACACGTTAACCAACCTGGAGAGTTTGTTTTTGGGGAAAAACAAGATCACTAAGCTTCAGAATCTGGATGCACTCACCAACCTGACTGTCCTCAGCATGCAG AGCAACCGGCTGACCAAGATCGAGGGCCTGCAGAGCTTGGTGAACCTGCGGGAGCTGTATCTCAGCCACAACGGCATCGAGGCCATCGAGGGCCTGGACAACAAT AACAAACTCACAATGTTGGACATTGCGTCAAATAGAATCAAAAAGATTGAGAACGTCAGCCACCTAACAGAGCTGCAGGAATTCTGG ATGAACGACAACCTCCTGGACTGCTGGAGCGACCTGGACGAGCTGAAGGGTGCCAGGAACCTGGAGACGGTGTACCTGGAGCGGAACCCCCTGCAGCGCGACCCGCAGTACCGGCGGAAGGTCATGCTGGCCCTGCCCAGCGTGCGGCAGATCGACGCCACCTTCGTCAGGTTCTGA
- the PPP1R7 gene encoding protein phosphatase 1 regulatory subunit 7 isoform X5, translated as MAAERGAGQQQSQEMMEEGQELPVDMETISLDKDAEDVDLNHYRIGKIEGFEVLKKVKTLCLRQNLIKCIENLEGLQSLRELDLYDNQIRRIENLDALTELEVLDISFNLLRNIEGVDKLTRLKKLFLVNNKISKIENISSLRQLQMLELGSNRIRVIENIDTLTNLESLFLGKNKITKLQNLDALTNLTVLSMQSNRLTKIEGLQSLVNLRELYLSHNGIEAIEGLDNNNKLTMLDIASNRIKKIENVSHLTELQEFWMNDNLLDCWSDLDELKGARNLETVYLERNPLQRDPQYRRKVMLALPSVRQIDATFVRF; from the exons ATGGCGGCGGAGCGCGGCGCGGGCCAGCAACAGTCGCAGGAGATGATGGAGG aaGGACAAGAGTTGCCTGTGGATATGGAGACCATTAGCCTGGACAAAGACGCAGAG GATGTAGATCTGAATCATTATCGCATTGGAAAAATTGAAGGATTCGAGGTGCTGAAGAAAgtgaag ACGCTCTGCCTCCGGCAGAATTTGATCAAGTGCATTGAGAACCTAGAGGGGCTGCAGAGCCTCCGAGAGCTGGACCTTTACGACAACCAGATCCGGAGGATTGAGAACCTGGACGCGCTGACAGAGCTGGA GGTTTTAGACATTTCGTTTAATCTACTGAGAAACATTGAAGGAGTTGATAAGCTGACACGACTGAAGAAGCTCTTCTTGGTCAACAACAAGATCAGCAAGATTGAGAACATAAGCAGCTTGCGCCAACTGCAGATGCTGGAGCTGGGGTCCAACCGGATACGG GTGATTGAAAATATTGACACGTTAACCAACCTGGAGAGTTTGTTTTTGGGGAAAAACAAGATCACTAAGCTTCAGAATCTGGATGCACTCACCAACCTGACTGTCCTCAGCATGCAG AGCAACCGGCTGACCAAGATCGAGGGCCTGCAGAGCTTGGTGAACCTGCGGGAGCTGTATCTCAGCCACAACGGCATCGAGGCCATCGAGGGCCTGGACAACAAT AACAAACTCACAATGTTGGACATTGCGTCAAATAGAATCAAAAAGATTGAGAACGTCAGCCACCTAACAGAGCTGCAGGAATTCTGG ATGAACGACAACCTCCTGGACTGCTGGAGCGACCTGGACGAGCTGAAGGGTGCCAGGAACCTGGAGACGGTGTACCTGGAGCGGAACCCCCTGCAGCGCGACCCGCAGTACCGGCGGAAGGTCATGCTGGCCCTGCCCAGCGTGCGGCAGATCGACGCCACCTTCGTCAGGTTCTGA